In Chloroflexota bacterium, the following are encoded in one genomic region:
- a CDS encoding GMC family oxidoreductase — MEDRYDVIVVGGGSAGCAAASRLSEDPHRRVLLLEAGPDPDPIPEMVSDATQQTRLLLESPYVVMYPTVRHVDGSTFYSLAGRIMGGGSSVNVMAAPRPTKYDLDGWAARGNPDWSYDRVLPVLKRMESDQDFPDSAIHGSSGPLYIKRSMPLDQMVSGRFGALLDRAKAMGLPLCPDSNVPEPYGICTSPFTIKDGVRQSTNVAYLNLARGRPNLTIIAEAPALSLAVDGHRVNGVRFEKDGHSYTALADRVVLSAGVYHSPQILMLSGIGPAAELERLGIGVVHPLDGVGENYQDHAVVYMTFEGPSDLVEDSLAPRFRLMIKSDPARTCPDFHIHMRPPTEVSGLKRMMPVSLHLLEQRNRGRVSLQSADPHDLPAVDARLLEHPDDIEAVTAAMQFVKELLDHESMRAYYGPLIQPGPKDNWAHFARATHNSYHHGVGTCMMGPASDPMAVVDQTLRVHGMDNLWVADASTMPTVTHANTNLTCIMIGERVADFVAAAS, encoded by the coding sequence ATGGAAGATCGATACGATGTCATCGTCGTCGGGGGCGGCTCCGCGGGCTGCGCGGCCGCGAGCCGGTTGTCTGAGGACCCGCATCGGCGTGTGCTGCTCCTCGAGGCCGGACCGGATCCGGACCCGATTCCGGAGATGGTCTCGGACGCGACTCAGCAGACGCGGCTGCTGCTCGAGTCACCCTACGTCGTGATGTACCCGACGGTGCGCCACGTGGACGGAAGCACCTTCTATTCGCTCGCCGGCCGCATCATGGGAGGCGGCTCGTCCGTCAACGTGATGGCAGCGCCGCGGCCGACGAAATACGACCTAGATGGATGGGCCGCGCGCGGCAACCCGGACTGGAGCTACGATCGCGTGCTGCCGGTGTTGAAACGGATGGAGTCCGACCAGGACTTTCCGGATAGCGCCATCCACGGTTCGTCCGGGCCCCTCTATATCAAGCGATCGATGCCCCTCGACCAGATGGTGTCCGGTCGATTCGGCGCGCTTCTCGATCGCGCCAAGGCGATGGGACTCCCCCTCTGTCCGGACTCCAACGTCCCCGAGCCGTATGGGATCTGCACGTCGCCCTTTACGATCAAGGACGGCGTGCGGCAGTCCACGAACGTCGCCTACCTCAATCTCGCGCGCGGGCGTCCGAACTTGACCATCATCGCCGAGGCGCCCGCCCTCTCTCTCGCGGTCGATGGACATCGGGTGAACGGCGTGCGCTTCGAAAAGGATGGCCACTCCTACACCGCGCTGGCGGACCGCGTCGTGCTTTCGGCCGGCGTCTACCATAGTCCCCAGATCCTCATGCTCTCCGGCATCGGACCCGCCGCGGAGCTCGAGCGGCTCGGCATCGGCGTCGTTCATCCCCTGGACGGCGTCGGCGAGAACTATCAGGACCATGCCGTCGTCTACATGACGTTTGAGGGTCCGTCGGATCTCGTGGAAGACTCGCTTGCTCCGCGCTTCCGGCTCATGATCAAGAGCGACCCCGCGCGGACCTGTCCCGACTTTCACATTCATATGCGCCCTCCAACCGAGGTCTCCGGGTTGAAGCGGATGATGCCGGTCTCGCTCCACTTGCTCGAACAGCGAAACCGTGGGCGCGTTTCCCTCCAAAGCGCCGATCCGCACGACCTGCCGGCGGTGGATGCGCGGCTTCTCGAGCATCCCGACGACATCGAAGCGGTGACGGCGGCGATGCAGTTCGTGAAGGAGCTGCTCGATCACGAATCAATGCGAGCCTATTATGGTCCGCTGATCCAGCCGGGACCGAAGGATAACTGGGCCCACTTCGCTCGGGCGACGCACAACAGCTACCACCACGGCGTCGGCACGTGCATGATGGGTCCGGCGAGCGATCCGATGGCGGTTGTCGATCAGACGCTACGGGTCCATGGAATGGACAACCTCTGGGTCGCGGACGCCTCGACCATGCCAACGGTGACGCATGCCAACACGAACTTGACGTGCATCATGATCGGCGAGCGCGTCGCCGACTTCGTCGCCGCGGCGAGCTGA
- a CDS encoding LLM class flavin-dependent oxidoreductase, translating into MRFHMHLLPTYFPDLDPPFDIFYQQILEQICLAEELGWECFWFTEHHFALYGGPEPNPAVFLGAAAARTSRIHLGSAVSILPLHHPIQIAEDYAMVDVLSRGRLEFGIGLGNTPSDFLVYGVPREEARPRFEEEGEIIARAWAQDRFSYAGRFWDFKDVCIYPRPVQQPSPRIWVAGHSPESLGWAGRHGFNIMITAHPYPPEHYPRAIDAWRDGLGAAGLTPKDRNCKVHLRVWVDENAERAREVAQAAILRYDELAAIGRGRTDFDPSTYDFSGMLATGRNVYGNPDQCIAGIRNAMAHYEFDIFSTTFNFGGIPHADIMRAMRLFAREVMPAFKGVERTMEPRDRATRVGPTG; encoded by the coding sequence GTGCGCTTTCACATGCATCTGCTTCCAACCTACTTTCCAGATCTGGACCCGCCCTTTGACATCTTCTACCAGCAGATCCTGGAGCAGATCTGCCTCGCCGAAGAGCTGGGCTGGGAGTGTTTCTGGTTCACGGAGCACCATTTCGCTCTGTATGGCGGCCCAGAGCCCAACCCCGCGGTCTTTCTCGGCGCCGCGGCCGCGCGCACGTCGAGGATTCATCTGGGGTCCGCCGTATCGATCCTGCCGCTGCACCACCCGATCCAGATCGCCGAGGACTACGCCATGGTCGACGTCCTCTCCCGGGGACGGCTGGAGTTCGGGATTGGGCTCGGCAACACGCCGAGCGACTTCCTCGTGTACGGGGTGCCGCGCGAGGAGGCGCGCCCGCGATTCGAGGAGGAGGGCGAGATCATTGCGCGGGCGTGGGCCCAGGACCGGTTCTCGTATGCAGGGAGGTTCTGGGACTTCAAAGACGTCTGTATTTATCCGCGCCCCGTTCAGCAGCCGAGCCCGCGCATCTGGGTCGCCGGCCACTCCCCCGAATCGTTGGGGTGGGCCGGTCGCCACGGGTTCAACATCATGATCACGGCCCACCCGTATCCGCCCGAGCACTATCCGCGCGCCATCGATGCGTGGCGGGACGGGTTGGGCGCAGCCGGGCTGACGCCCAAAGACCGCAACTGCAAGGTCCACCTGCGCGTGTGGGTCGACGAGAATGCCGAGCGCGCCCGCGAGGTCGCACAGGCTGCGATCCTGCGCTACGACGAGCTCGCCGCGATCGGCCGGGGCCGGACGGATTTCGATCCATCGACGTACGACTTCTCCGGGATGCTCGCCACCGGGCGCAATGTCTACGGCAACCCGGACCAATGCATCGCGGGCATCCGAAACGCGATGGCGCACTATGAGTTCGACATCTTCAGCACGACCTTCAACTTCGGCGGCATCCCGCATGCCGACATCATGCGGGCAATGCGCTTGTTCGCGCGGGAGGTCATGCCCGCCTTCAAGGGCGTCGAGCGCACGATGGAGCCGCGTGATCGGGCGACGCGCGTTGGCCCGACGGGGTAG
- a CDS encoding DUF1003 domain-containing protein, which translates to MAVAADAAKHMRFHTPHAHLGATFGAGAFGAFAERVARFFGTPQYLISQTVIVVVWIVFNGFALLVSFDPYPFILLNLAFSLQAAYAAPLILLAQTRQAERDKIWSDADAKHREDLAQNTLTLLQQNTDLTEQVAKLSQQVRDLTEQIHRQVVTGAS; encoded by the coding sequence ATGGCAGTAGCCGCGGATGCCGCAAAGCACATGCGCTTCCATACCCCTCACGCGCATCTCGGGGCGACGTTCGGAGCGGGTGCGTTTGGCGCCTTCGCCGAGCGCGTGGCGCGCTTCTTCGGAACCCCGCAGTACCTCATCAGCCAGACGGTGATCGTGGTGGTGTGGATCGTCTTCAACGGGTTCGCGCTCCTTGTAAGCTTCGACCCGTACCCCTTTATCCTCCTCAACCTCGCATTCAGCCTGCAGGCCGCGTACGCCGCGCCACTCATTCTGCTGGCGCAGACGCGCCAGGCCGAGCGTGACAAGATCTGGTCCGACGCGGACGCAAAGCATCGAGAGGATTTGGCGCAGAACACGCTGACCCTTCTCCAACAGAACACGGATCTCACCGAGCAGGTTGCCAAGCTCTCGCAACAGGTGCGCGACCTCACCGAGCAGATCCACCGCCAGGTGGTCACGGGCGCCTCGTGA
- a CDS encoding cupin domain-containing protein: MTEATVRPQHDEATTVSWSVPSAYEQWVESIGVPIHRGFYVPDLRTVELGPWDERECNAAFLLLAGQEGVSEARVTEVPPGATLPPLTMAVDEVVYVVEGRGLTTVWTDDAGPRRTFEWQKHSMFCIPRFHRYQLGNAHGSAPARLLHCNYLPLTLQAIPDPSYFVNVSGAGRAGLDGPDATLFSEAKAIEQTEAGSGPRGGVFWFGNFFPNMRAWDHVVPFKGRGAGGHVVWVRFPDSPVTAHMSVFPSRTYKKAHRHGPGFVIVIPAGEGFSVMWPEGQEKVVIPWQEASVFVPPNRWFHQHFNLGPAPARYLALHPPRALSGTGERVQDPQRDTIQYPDEEPWIRAKFEEELSKRGLTSQMPEEAYRDRDYEWDYGGGS; this comes from the coding sequence ATGACCGAAGCGACCGTGCGGCCTCAGCACGACGAAGCGACAACCGTGAGTTGGAGCGTGCCCTCCGCCTACGAGCAGTGGGTGGAGTCGATAGGCGTTCCCATCCATCGGGGCTTCTACGTTCCAGATCTGCGAACCGTGGAGCTTGGCCCCTGGGACGAACGCGAGTGCAACGCTGCCTTTCTCTTGCTGGCCGGTCAGGAGGGTGTGAGCGAGGCGCGTGTGACGGAAGTGCCGCCGGGGGCGACGCTGCCGCCCCTGACCATGGCGGTCGACGAGGTCGTGTACGTGGTCGAAGGGCGCGGACTCACGACCGTCTGGACGGATGACGCGGGCCCCAGGCGAACCTTCGAATGGCAAAAGCACAGCATGTTCTGCATTCCGCGCTTCCATCGCTATCAGCTCGGCAACGCGCATGGTTCGGCGCCCGCGCGTCTGCTCCACTGCAACTATCTCCCGCTCACGCTGCAGGCTATACCAGACCCGAGCTATTTCGTGAACGTGTCGGGAGCGGGCAGGGCGGGGTTGGACGGGCCGGACGCCACGCTCTTTTCGGAGGCGAAAGCGATCGAACAGACGGAAGCCGGGTCCGGGCCGCGCGGAGGCGTATTCTGGTTCGGGAACTTCTTTCCCAACATGCGCGCGTGGGACCACGTCGTTCCGTTCAAGGGACGGGGCGCAGGCGGCCACGTTGTCTGGGTGCGGTTCCCGGACTCGCCGGTGACCGCGCACATGTCGGTGTTCCCGTCGCGGACCTACAAGAAGGCGCATCGCCACGGCCCGGGTTTTGTCATCGTCATACCGGCTGGGGAAGGTTTCTCCGTGATGTGGCCGGAGGGACAGGAGAAGGTGGTCATCCCGTGGCAGGAGGCGAGCGTGTTCGTGCCGCCGAACCGCTGGTTCCATCAGCACTTCAACCTCGGGCCGGCGCCTGCGCGGTACCTAGCGCTGCACCCGCCGCGCGCCCTCAGTGGGACCGGCGAGCGCGTGCAGGACCCCCAGCGGGATACGATTCAGTACCCCGACGAGGAGCCGTGGATCCGCGCAAAATTCGAGGAGGAGCTGAGCAAGCGCGGCCTCACGAGCCAGATGCCCGAGGAGGCTTATCGCGACCGGGACTACGAATGGGACTACGGCGGCGGCTCGTAG
- a CDS encoding metalloregulator ArsR/SmtB family transcription factor — protein sequence MRSKTRPPDCCVPPTSNEPLPEPERASVAAVFHALGDSTRLEIFRLIAAQSAPICVCDITSRFDVTQPTVSHHLKILREARLVTVARRGVWAYYAADARGIATLRDALGALRLSSGVAIG from the coding sequence ATGCGAAGCAAGACGCGGCCCCCGGACTGCTGCGTGCCGCCGACGTCGAACGAGCCACTCCCTGAGCCGGAGCGAGCGTCGGTCGCGGCGGTCTTTCACGCGCTCGGCGATTCGACGCGGCTCGAGATCTTCCGTCTGATCGCCGCACAATCCGCGCCGATCTGCGTTTGCGACATCACCAGCCGCTTCGACGTCACGCAGCCCACCGTTTCCCATCACCTGAAAATCTTGCGGGAGGCCCGGCTCGTGACGGTCGCCCGTCGCGGGGTCTGGGCCTACTACGCCGCGGACGCGCGAGGGATTGCCACGCTGCGCGATGCCCTGGGCGCGCTCCGGCTGAGCTCGGGGGTTGCCATCGGGTAG
- a CDS encoding mandelate racemase/muconate lactonizing enzyme family protein produces MRLAEWSTYPIHLPYPRHIQWGSTDEHGADFLLLRLTADDGTVGLAEGVAKTAWHSVTLRSLAVAIEELFIPLIRDVDLLDEATVTRALGKIREHRLARAMIDIACWDMRSQARGAPMWQIWGGDPDVAVSWTVTRQRPELMAAEAATMVQRHGFGTLKVKGGQGRDTDRAALRAIRAAVGPTIEMYVDANSAYPEVEASAYLEDLAELGVTLAEDPCRLLPNRAFERLQRESPIPILVDNGCRSIQDAALFIERGARAVSVKLNGTGASDGMRLAQFAEEHGCAAHVGFMGESSLGAMVALQLASALPGRQRNLPAETSFFLTFGEEYVTERVRIAGGRARLLAEPGLARWVDWERVRAFEARPSSVDGGPQHAV; encoded by the coding sequence ATGCGCCTGGCCGAGTGGAGCACGTACCCAATCCATCTCCCCTACCCGCGGCACATCCAGTGGGGCTCGACCGACGAGCACGGCGCTGATTTTCTCCTCCTGCGGCTGACCGCTGACGACGGAACGGTCGGTTTGGCGGAGGGGGTCGCGAAGACCGCCTGGCACAGCGTCACCCTGCGCTCGCTGGCCGTCGCGATCGAGGAGTTGTTCATCCCGTTGATTCGGGACGTCGACCTCCTCGACGAGGCTACCGTGACACGGGCTTTAGGGAAGATTCGCGAGCATCGGCTGGCCCGGGCCATGATCGACATCGCCTGCTGGGACATGCGCTCCCAGGCCCGTGGCGCCCCGATGTGGCAGATCTGGGGCGGCGACCCAGACGTGGCCGTGTCGTGGACCGTGACGCGCCAGCGCCCGGAGCTGATGGCGGCTGAGGCGGCGACCATGGTGCAGCGGCACGGGTTTGGAACGCTGAAGGTCAAGGGCGGCCAAGGTCGCGACACGGATCGCGCCGCGTTGCGCGCGATCCGCGCGGCCGTCGGCCCGACGATCGAGATGTACGTCGACGCGAATAGCGCCTACCCCGAGGTGGAAGCGTCGGCCTACCTCGAGGATTTGGCGGAGCTGGGGGTGACCCTCGCCGAGGACCCCTGCCGCCTGTTGCCGAACCGCGCGTTCGAGCGGCTCCAGCGGGAGAGCCCGATTCCCATTCTCGTGGACAACGGCTGCCGCTCCATCCAGGACGCGGCGCTCTTCATCGAGCGGGGCGCCCGAGCGGTGAGCGTGAAGCTCAACGGGACGGGCGCGAGCGACGGCATGCGTCTCGCCCAGTTCGCCGAGGAGCATGGATGCGCCGCGCACGTGGGCTTCATGGGCGAGTCGTCCCTGGGGGCCATGGTCGCCCTGCAGCTTGCGAGCGCCCTGCCCGGGCGGCAACGGAACCTCCCGGCCGAGACGAGCTTCTTCCTCACCTTCGGCGAGGAATATGTGACGGAGCGCGTGCGCATCGCCGGCGGGCGCGCGCGACTCCTGGCCGAGCCCGGGCTGGCTCGCTGGGTCGATTGGGAACGCGTTCGCGCCTTCGAAGCCCGACCCTCGTCAGTCGATGGCGGCCCACAGCACGCGGTCTGA
- the arsM gene encoding arsenite methyltransferase, producing MEPTARPTELRESVRQKYAQRALQLIAEHPAEGGCCSGSACDPISSQIYSPEEAQLVPEGALRASLGCGNPTALATLQPGEIVLDLGSGGGIDVLLAAKRVGPAGFVYGLDMTDEMLEMAERNKANQGATNVAFVKGTIEEIPLPDNTVDVVISNCVINLSTDKAQVLREAFRVLKPGGRFAVADVVVQGRLPADLRRDVESWVGCVAGALEEAEYGRLLSAAGFEAIEFDVTRVYDAEQLAGIQDVSCCGSAGAAASAGEDGRIVSAFVRAQKPSGESSPQRR from the coding sequence GTGGAGCCGACAGCCCGTCCTACCGAATTGCGCGAGAGCGTCCGCCAGAAGTACGCGCAGCGAGCCCTGCAGTTGATCGCCGAGCATCCCGCCGAAGGAGGCTGCTGCAGCGGCTCCGCGTGCGACCCGATTTCGAGCCAGATTTACTCGCCCGAGGAAGCCCAGCTCGTGCCGGAGGGTGCGCTCAGGGCCTCTCTCGGCTGTGGCAACCCGACCGCCCTGGCCACGCTCCAGCCGGGTGAGATCGTTCTGGATCTGGGAAGTGGCGGCGGGATCGACGTTCTGCTCGCCGCCAAGCGGGTGGGGCCCGCCGGATTCGTGTACGGCCTCGACATGACCGACGAGATGCTGGAGATGGCCGAGCGCAACAAGGCCAACCAGGGCGCAACCAACGTCGCGTTCGTCAAGGGCACGATCGAAGAAATCCCGCTCCCGGACAACACGGTTGACGTCGTCATCTCCAACTGCGTCATCAATCTCTCGACGGATAAGGCGCAGGTGCTGCGCGAGGCTTTTCGCGTGCTCAAGCCTGGCGGTCGATTCGCCGTCGCGGACGTAGTGGTCCAGGGCCGCCTGCCCGCCGACCTGCGCCGAGACGTGGAATCCTGGGTTGGATGTGTAGCGGGCGCCCTCGAAGAGGCCGAATACGGCCGCCTGCTCTCCGCCGCTGGCTTCGAGGCGATCGAATTCGACGTGACGCGGGTGTATGACGCGGAGCAGTTGGCCGGCATCCAGGATGTTAGCTGTTGCGGCAGTGCCGGCGCGGCCGCGTCGGCAGGGGAGGACGGCAGAATCGTCAGCGCCTTCGTACGCGCGCAAAAGCCGAGCGGGGAGTCATCACCTCAGCGACGATGA
- a CDS encoding Rieske 2Fe-2S domain-containing protein → MLTQEENDRLTRVGPGTPGGEFMRRYWQPAALSEELPPGGAPVPVRLLGEDLVLFRDETGHPGLLGIHCSHRGADLSYGRLEDGGLRCIYHGWLFDRSGRCLEQPGEPTGSTFHERIRHTAYPCHEQAGIIFTYMGPGEPPLFPAYEFLLAPPDHTYATKYYEECNYLQGNEGNFDPQHLSFLHRFFKPRDDADFRNAIHAADPAPQIEPVDTGFGMHLYAIRKAEGNRRFVKVRSFIMPSAGCVGSRGEAGYNVNWHVPIDDEHHWRYGIWFDRTGPVDPSERSRARASVAENYRLKRNKANRYLQDREEMKTSTFLGMGKDFVVHDSFVTESEGPIYDRTIEHLGYTDRGLIHMRKIMLDAIRDVENGREPRGVVRDVALNQWPDLIARDDILPAEVDWKDHWKGRSTQPVGSGAR, encoded by the coding sequence ATGCTGACCCAGGAAGAAAACGATCGCCTCACGCGAGTGGGCCCCGGGACACCGGGGGGCGAGTTCATGCGCCGGTACTGGCAGCCGGCCGCGCTGTCGGAAGAGCTACCGCCAGGCGGCGCCCCCGTTCCCGTTCGACTCCTCGGCGAGGACCTCGTCCTCTTTCGGGATGAGACGGGCCATCCGGGCTTGCTCGGCATCCACTGCTCCCATCGGGGTGCGGACCTGAGCTATGGGCGCCTCGAGGATGGCGGCCTTCGATGCATCTACCACGGGTGGCTATTCGACCGGTCCGGGCGCTGCCTGGAGCAGCCGGGCGAGCCCACCGGGAGCACCTTCCACGAGCGCATCCGTCACACGGCTTATCCATGTCACGAGCAGGCGGGCATCATCTTCACCTACATGGGCCCTGGCGAGCCGCCGCTCTTCCCCGCGTACGAGTTTCTGCTGGCGCCCCCCGACCACACCTACGCCACGAAGTACTACGAGGAATGCAACTATCTCCAGGGGAACGAAGGGAATTTCGACCCGCAGCATCTCTCGTTCTTGCACCGGTTCTTCAAGCCGCGGGACGATGCGGACTTTCGGAATGCGATCCACGCCGCCGACCCCGCGCCGCAGATCGAGCCTGTGGACACCGGTTTCGGCATGCACCTCTACGCCATCCGCAAAGCGGAGGGCAATCGGCGATTCGTCAAGGTGCGCAGCTTCATCATGCCGTCGGCCGGCTGTGTCGGCAGTCGTGGGGAGGCCGGCTATAACGTGAACTGGCACGTCCCGATTGACGACGAGCACCATTGGCGCTACGGGATCTGGTTCGACCGCACGGGCCCCGTCGATCCGTCGGAGCGATCCCGGGCGCGGGCCAGCGTGGCGGAAAACTACCGGCTAAAGCGCAACAAGGCGAACCGCTACCTCCAGGACCGCGAGGAGATGAAGACCTCCACGTTCCTCGGGATGGGCAAGGACTTTGTCGTGCACGACAGCTTCGTGACGGAGAGCGAGGGACCGATCTACGATCGGACCATCGAGCACCTCGGATACACAGACCGCGGGCTCATCCACATGCGCAAGATCATGCTCGACGCCATCCGCGACGTCGAAAACGGCCGCGAGCCGCGAGGCGTCGTTCGGGACGTGGCGCTGAACCAGTGGCCCGATCTCATCGCGCGAGACGACATCCTCCCCGCCGAGGTGGACTGGAAGGACCACTGGAAGGGGCGCAGCACGCAGCCCGTGGGAAGCGGCGCGCGCTAG